Below is a window of Thermodesulfomicrobium sp. WS DNA.
GCCTGACGCCAGGTTGCATCCAAATCTTGCCACGCCACCTCCATGACGCCGTCATCCTGGCGCGGACCGATGGAATATTCCCGCACCGCCTGGTCCATGGTGATGTCGCCTTGGCGCACGGCAGCAGCGACCTTGGCGGCATCTTCCTGGCTCGGCAGCACGGCAAGCTGCACCGTCAGGTGCCGACCGGAGCGAAATTGCTGGGCATGGGCGTCGTAGTACGCCTGGATCTCTTCGTCCGTGACCACGACTTTGCGCTGCACCATGAAGTTCAAGATGCGCCGCCGCATAAGATCGCTGCGCAGTTGCTTCTTGAACTCGTCCAGGGTGATGCCTTGAAGCGTCAGCCCGTGCTGAAATTCAGCACCCGACAGACGCCGACGCGTCTTGAATTCCCGAAGCGCGTTTTCCACATCGCTGTCCGAGACCGTGACCTGCAGGCGTTCCGCCTCTTGGCGCACCAAAATATCATTGATGAGAGAATCGAGCACCACCTTGCGCGCGGAAGCTTCGTCCGGGGCATTGGGGCCAGCCTGGGCCAGGAAGCGATTGGTCTCGGCCTCCAGTTCGCTCCAGGTGACGATCTCGCCGTTGACCACGGCCACGATGCGGTCCACCAACGTCCCCCAGGCAGTCGGGGCGCTCACCAAAAACACCAAAACGACCATCCATGCTCGGCGCATAGGCTCTCCCATAGTTGTTTTCCGGATTGCGGCCGGGTGATTCCTAGCTTTCTGCATCGCCCGCGTCCAGCCCTAAAGCAGGAGCGGCAACCTCCCGAACGAGGTCCTGCAAAGCGGTGTAGGCGGCCCGTACGCGAGCAGTCAGCCC
It encodes the following:
- a CDS encoding SurA N-terminal domain-containing protein — translated: MRRAWMVVLVFLVSAPTAWGTLVDRIVAVVNGEIVTWSELEAETNRFLAQAGPNAPDEASARKVVLDSLINDILVRQEAERLQVTVSDSDVENALREFKTRRRLSGAEFQHGLTLQGITLDEFKKQLRSDLMRRRILNFMVQRKVVVTDEEIQAYYDAHAQQFRSGRHLTVQLAVLPSQEDAAKVAAAVRQGDITMDQAVREYSIGPRQDDGVMEVAWQDLDATWRQALSGLSAGQVSSPFLVQGKWVVVRLVRERTTDEGGGIDAVREEIRDILTRPKLEERFQEYMASLRAKALIDVRL